In a genomic window of Homo sapiens chromosome 22, GRCh38.p14 Primary Assembly:
- the CCDC116 gene encoding coiled-coil domain-containing protein 116 isoform X4 → MGAMEQRKGWMHEGGGVRGARDPQTPGPQMRGPIGDPQVVSPPHAERNAQLKREVGSRPGHLPGDHMARCRHHSGYLADDEASHSMCSARVQLPKKPLVPEMRPACKPGRVPHPPSTCGSSALQGQRRNKRHPQPFGHFLDFLTESQVLDSLETVVEKATERMAAMKTEAGVPLVEVQDPVEVPSGGRRAHARPSLSTVHRHRVRPTLCTGHPNNYPSSSSSMSNCHSSLMAGCLGSHSRDSDLGAQGSLPPVRDKLLLEKNLKRLLQLEREGSPCSSSRFTKKKPLPSISSKSSMSHFSNRLYEELADFLTQQAASLVIRKYEFEKDLSKQLGFFSFPITHVLRDLSLGLKKVKGSRIHLSSETHRSCLLRKLEESKRARQASRLSTSHCSTETPSVQQEPATHTAQDQATEPCRSLYTNLPASRQLSPLEPKLYMSACTGMGSSPPKSKDMDNEGRDKAEIEDEDEDEFKDEDQDEDKDEDGV, encoded by the exons ATGGGGGCCATGGAGCAGAGGAAGGGCTGGATGCATGAAGGAGGCGGGGTGCGGGGAGCGAGGGACCCGCAGACTCCAGGGCCACAGATGCGTGGACCTATTGGAGACCCTCAGGTTGTCTCCCCACCCCACGCAGAGAGGAATGCGCAGCTGAAGAGAGAGGTGGGCAGCAGGCCCGGTCACCTGCCAGGTGACCACATGGCCAGGTGCCGCCACCACTCGGGTTACCTGGCCGATGACGAGGCCAGCCACTCCATGTGCAGTGCACGG GTGCAGCTGCCCAAGAAGCCACTGGTCCCAGAAATGCGGCCAGCCTGCAAGCCGGGCCGTGTGCCACACCCACCATCCACATGTGGCAGCTCAGCACTCCAGGGCCAACGCCGAAACAAGAGGCACCCTCAGCCCTTTGGCCACTTTCTGGATTTCCTAACTGAGAGCCAGGTCCTGGACAGCCTGGAGACAGTGGTGGAGAAGGCGACTGAGCGCATGGCTGCCATGAAGACGGAGGCTGGGGTGCCGCTTGTGGAGGTGCAGGACCCAGTGGAGGTGCCAAGTGGTGGACGGCGGGCACATGCCCGGCCCAGCCTCAGCACCGTACACCGGCACCGTGTACGGCCGACCCTCTGCACTGGACACCCCAACAACTACCCATCCAGCTCCAGCTCCATGTCCAACTGCCATAGCAGCCTCATGGCCGGCTGTCTGGGCTCCCACAGCCGGGACAGTGACCTAGGTGCCCAAGGCTCATTGCCACCTGTGAGGGACAAACTCCTGCTGGAGAAGAACCTCAAGCGGCTGCTACAGCTGGAGAGGGAAGGG AGcccctgcagcagcagcaggttCACGAAGAAGAAGCCGCTGCCCTCCATCTCGTCGAAGTCCAGCATGTCTCACTTCTCCAACCGCCTTTATGAGGAGCTCGCCGACTTCCTGACCCAGCAGGCAGCCTCCTTGGTCATCCGCAAGTACGAGTTCGAAAAGGACCTCAGTAAGCAGCTGGGcttcttctccttccccatcACCCACGTGCTCAGGGACCTTTCCCTGGGCTTAAAGAAGGTAAAAGGCTCCCGCATCCACCTGTCCTCGGAGACCCACCGGAGCTGCCTGCTGCGTAAACTGGAGGAGTCCAAAAGGGCCCGGCAGGCCTCCCGGCTCAGCACCTCCCACTGCAGCACAGAGACACCCTCTGTGCAGCAGGAACCAGCCACCCACACTGCCCAGGACCAGGCCACAGAGCCCTGCCGCTCCCTCTACACCAACTTGCCAGCCAGCCGGCAGCTCAGCCCTTTGGAGCCCAAGCTCTACATGTCTGCCTGCACCGGCATGGGTTCCAGTCCCCCCAAGTCCAAGGACATGGACAATGAGGGCCGTGATAAAGCCGAGAttgaagatgaagatgaggatgagTTCAAGGATGAAGACCAGGATGAGGACAAGGATGAGGATGGAGTCTAG
- the CCDC116 gene encoding coiled-coil domain-containing protein 116 isoform X2, with translation MGAMEQRKGWMHEGGGVRGARDPQTPGPQMRGPIGDPQVVSPPHAERNAQLKREVGSRPGHLPGDHMARCRHHSGYLADDEASHSMCSARVQLPKKPLVPEMRPACKPGRVPHPPSTCGSSALQGQRRNKRHPQPFGHFLDFLTESQVLDSLETVVEKATERMAAMKTEAGVPLVEVQDPVEVPSGGRRAHARPSLSTVHRHRVRPTLCTGHPNNYPSSSSSMSNCHSSLMAGCLGSHSRDSDLGAQGSLPPVRDKLLLEKNLKRLLQLEREGKGLSQSCSQRDSLLWDSLGSQTSFQWTQEQPLSWFSGLLGSSSGVPEASEPRPGEQEPIFRKREFNKEIKSLLSQLESLDLPGYCPLREPHRTLNFLADHRLFPALQSVVSQAVDKLRGAHCRDGRPLFPTSLEPTSDLPPLGSEPAKPTNGGQPYASPRPTVSSPKMLQRKRKDRGGSPSMSSAQVATRFKLKVTPTEKPNVPSPSLHSREEAPDSDPKLQNPPVSLSSSQRAQPWQGLHLTLPTPGIVVEVACSQGHLRGPVTPPLSSPYPRSSCYLLPELSPVASSSPASLCPEVTSSKVGPGMSLQEKGSLTHHS, from the exons ATGGGGGCCATGGAGCAGAGGAAGGGCTGGATGCATGAAGGAGGCGGGGTGCGGGGAGCGAGGGACCCGCAGACTCCAGGGCCACAGATGCGTGGACCTATTGGAGACCCTCAGGTTGTCTCCCCACCCCACGCAGAGAGGAATGCGCAGCTGAAGAGAGAGGTGGGCAGCAGGCCCGGTCACCTGCCAGGTGACCACATGGCCAGGTGCCGCCACCACTCGGGTTACCTGGCCGATGACGAGGCCAGCCACTCCATGTGCAGTGCACGG GTGCAGCTGCCCAAGAAGCCACTGGTCCCAGAAATGCGGCCAGCCTGCAAGCCGGGCCGTGTGCCACACCCACCATCCACATGTGGCAGCTCAGCACTCCAGGGCCAACGCCGAAACAAGAGGCACCCTCAGCCCTTTGGCCACTTTCTGGATTTCCTAACTGAGAGCCAGGTCCTGGACAGCCTGGAGACAGTGGTGGAGAAGGCGACTGAGCGCATGGCTGCCATGAAGACGGAGGCTGGGGTGCCGCTTGTGGAGGTGCAGGACCCAGTGGAGGTGCCAAGTGGTGGACGGCGGGCACATGCCCGGCCCAGCCTCAGCACCGTACACCGGCACCGTGTACGGCCGACCCTCTGCACTGGACACCCCAACAACTACCCATCCAGCTCCAGCTCCATGTCCAACTGCCATAGCAGCCTCATGGCCGGCTGTCTGGGCTCCCACAGCCGGGACAGTGACCTAGGTGCCCAAGGCTCATTGCCACCTGTGAGGGACAAACTCCTGCTGGAGAAGAACCTCAAGCGGCTGCTACAGCTGGAGAGGGAAGGG AAAGGCCTCAGTCAGTCCTGCTCCCAGAGGGACTCCCTGCTGTGGGATTCGCTGGGTAGCCAGACCAGCTTTCAGTGGACACAGGAGCAGCCCTTGTCCTGGTTCTCAGGGCTGCTGGGCTCAAGCTCTGGCGTGCCTGAAGCATCAGAGCCGAGGCCTGGAGAACAGGAGCCAATCTTCCGCAAGCGAGAGTTCAATAAGGAGATCAAGTCATTACTGAGCCAGCTGGAGTCCCTCGACCTGCCTGGCTACTGTCCGCTCCGTGAGCCCCATCGCACGCTGAACTTCCTGGCTGACCACCGCCTCTTCCCTGCCCTGCAAAGCGTGGTCAGCCAGGCTGTGGATAAGCTCCGTGGCGCCCACTGCCGCGACGGCCGTCCTCTGTTCCCCACCAGCTTGGAGCCCACCTCAGATCTGCCGCCTCTGGGCTCTGAGCCAGCTAAACCCACCAATGGCGGGCAGCCCTATGCTTCCCCCCGCCCCACAGTCTCCAGCCCCAAGATGCTTCAGAGAAAACGCAAGGACAGAGGAGGCTCCCCCTCCATGTCTAGTGCCCAGGTGGCCACCAGATTCAAACTCAAGGTGACACCCACGGAGAAGCCCAATGTCCCCAGCCCCTCACTCCACTCCAGGGAGGAGGCACCTGACTCAGATCCCAAATTACAAAACCCACCTGTTTCCCTGAGCTCCAGCCAGAGGGCCCAGCCCTGGCAGGGCCTGCACCTCACCCTGCCCACGCCAGGGATTGTGGTGGAGGTGGCCTGCAGCCAGGGCCACCTCAGGGGCCCTGTCACACCTCCACTTTCCTCCCCCTACCCCCGCTCTTCCTGCTACCTTCTCCCTGAGCTCTCTCCAGTTGCCTCTTCATCTCCCGCCTCACTGTGTCCAGAGGTGACCTCCTCAAAAGTAGGACCGGGCATGAGTTTGCAGGAGAAGGGCTCCTTGACCCACCACTCCTAG
- the CCDC116 gene encoding coiled-coil domain-containing protein 116 isoform X1, with product MGAMEQRKGWMHEGGGVRGARDPQTPGPQMRGPIGDPQVVSPPHAERNAQLKREVGSRPGHLPGDHMARCRHHSGYLADDEASHSMCSARVQLPKKPLVPEMRPACKPGRVPHPPSTCGSSALQGQRRNKRHPQPFGHFLDFLTESQVLDSLETVVEKATERMAAMKTEAGVPLVEVQDPVEVPSGGRRAHARPSLSTVHRHRVRPTLCTGHPNNYPSSSSSMSNCHSSLMAGCLGSHSRDSDLGAQGSLPPVRDKLLLEKNLKRLLQLEREGKGLSQSCSQRDSLLWDSLGSQTSFQWTQEQPLSWFSGLLGSSSGVPEASEPRPGEQEPIFRKREFNKEIKSLLSQLESLDLPGYCPLREPHRTLNFLADHRLFPALQSVVSQAVDKLRGAHCRDGRPLFPTSLEPTSDLPPLGSEPAKPTNGGQPYASPRPTVSSPKMLQRKRKDRGGSPSMSSAQVATRFKLKSPCSSSRFTKKKPLPSISSKSSMSHFSNRLYEELADFLTQQAASLVIRKYEFEKDLSKQLGFFSFPITHVLRDLSLGLKKVKGSRIHLSSETHRSCLLRKLEESKRARQASRLSTSHCSTETPSVQQEPATHTAQDQATEPCRSLYTNLPASRQLSPLEPKLYMSACTGMGSSPPKSKDMDNEGRDKAEIEDEDEDEFKDEDQDEDKDEDGV from the exons ATGGGGGCCATGGAGCAGAGGAAGGGCTGGATGCATGAAGGAGGCGGGGTGCGGGGAGCGAGGGACCCGCAGACTCCAGGGCCACAGATGCGTGGACCTATTGGAGACCCTCAGGTTGTCTCCCCACCCCACGCAGAGAGGAATGCGCAGCTGAAGAGAGAGGTGGGCAGCAGGCCCGGTCACCTGCCAGGTGACCACATGGCCAGGTGCCGCCACCACTCGGGTTACCTGGCCGATGACGAGGCCAGCCACTCCATGTGCAGTGCACGG GTGCAGCTGCCCAAGAAGCCACTGGTCCCAGAAATGCGGCCAGCCTGCAAGCCGGGCCGTGTGCCACACCCACCATCCACATGTGGCAGCTCAGCACTCCAGGGCCAACGCCGAAACAAGAGGCACCCTCAGCCCTTTGGCCACTTTCTGGATTTCCTAACTGAGAGCCAGGTCCTGGACAGCCTGGAGACAGTGGTGGAGAAGGCGACTGAGCGCATGGCTGCCATGAAGACGGAGGCTGGGGTGCCGCTTGTGGAGGTGCAGGACCCAGTGGAGGTGCCAAGTGGTGGACGGCGGGCACATGCCCGGCCCAGCCTCAGCACCGTACACCGGCACCGTGTACGGCCGACCCTCTGCACTGGACACCCCAACAACTACCCATCCAGCTCCAGCTCCATGTCCAACTGCCATAGCAGCCTCATGGCCGGCTGTCTGGGCTCCCACAGCCGGGACAGTGACCTAGGTGCCCAAGGCTCATTGCCACCTGTGAGGGACAAACTCCTGCTGGAGAAGAACCTCAAGCGGCTGCTACAGCTGGAGAGGGAAGGG AAAGGCCTCAGTCAGTCCTGCTCCCAGAGGGACTCCCTGCTGTGGGATTCGCTGGGTAGCCAGACCAGCTTTCAGTGGACACAGGAGCAGCCCTTGTCCTGGTTCTCAGGGCTGCTGGGCTCAAGCTCTGGCGTGCCTGAAGCATCAGAGCCGAGGCCTGGAGAACAGGAGCCAATCTTCCGCAAGCGAGAGTTCAATAAGGAGATCAAGTCATTACTGAGCCAGCTGGAGTCCCTCGACCTGCCTGGCTACTGTCCGCTCCGTGAGCCCCATCGCACGCTGAACTTCCTGGCTGACCACCGCCTCTTCCCTGCCCTGCAAAGCGTGGTCAGCCAGGCTGTGGATAAGCTCCGTGGCGCCCACTGCCGCGACGGCCGTCCTCTGTTCCCCACCAGCTTGGAGCCCACCTCAGATCTGCCGCCTCTGGGCTCTGAGCCAGCTAAACCCACCAATGGCGGGCAGCCCTATGCTTCCCCCCGCCCCACAGTCTCCAGCCCCAAGATGCTTCAGAGAAAACGCAAGGACAGAGGAGGCTCCCCCTCCATGTCTAGTGCCCAGGTGGCCACCAGATTCAAACTCAAG AGcccctgcagcagcagcaggttCACGAAGAAGAAGCCGCTGCCCTCCATCTCGTCGAAGTCCAGCATGTCTCACTTCTCCAACCGCCTTTATGAGGAGCTCGCCGACTTCCTGACCCAGCAGGCAGCCTCCTTGGTCATCCGCAAGTACGAGTTCGAAAAGGACCTCAGTAAGCAGCTGGGcttcttctccttccccatcACCCACGTGCTCAGGGACCTTTCCCTGGGCTTAAAGAAGGTAAAAGGCTCCCGCATCCACCTGTCCTCGGAGACCCACCGGAGCTGCCTGCTGCGTAAACTGGAGGAGTCCAAAAGGGCCCGGCAGGCCTCCCGGCTCAGCACCTCCCACTGCAGCACAGAGACACCCTCTGTGCAGCAGGAACCAGCCACCCACACTGCCCAGGACCAGGCCACAGAGCCCTGCCGCTCCCTCTACACCAACTTGCCAGCCAGCCGGCAGCTCAGCCCTTTGGAGCCCAAGCTCTACATGTCTGCCTGCACCGGCATGGGTTCCAGTCCCCCCAAGTCCAAGGACATGGACAATGAGGGCCGTGATAAAGCCGAGAttgaagatgaagatgaggatgagTTCAAGGATGAAGACCAGGATGAGGACAAGGATGAGGATGGAGTCTAG
- the CCDC116 gene encoding coiled-coil domain-containing protein 116 isoform 2 (isoform 2 is encoded by transcript variant 2), translated as MARCRHHSGYLADDEASHSMCSARVQLPKKPLVPEMRPACKPGRVPHPPSTCGSSALQGQRRNKRHPQPFGHFLDFLTESQVLDSLETVVEKATERMAAMKTEAGVPLVEVQDPVEVPSGGRRAHARPSLSTVHRHRVRPTLCTGHPNNYPSSSSSMSNCHSSLMAGCLGSHSRDSDLGAQGSLPPVRDKLLLEKNLKRLLQLEREGKGLSQSCSQRDSLLWDSLGSQTSFQWTQEQPLSWFSGLLGSSSGVPEASEPRPGEQEPIFRKREFNKEIKSLLSQLESLDLPGYCPLREPHRTLNFLADHRLFPALQSVVSQAVDKLRGAHCRDGRPLFPTSLEPTSDLPPLGSEPAKPTNGGQPYASPRPTVSSPKMLQRKRKDRGGSPSMSSAQVATRFKLKVTPTEKPNVPSPSLHSREEAPDSDPKLQNPPVSLSSSQRAQPWQGLHLTLPTPGIVVEVACSQGHLRGPVTPPLSSPYPRSSCYLLPELSPVASSSPASLCPEVTSSKVGPGMSLQEKGSLTHHS; from the exons ATGGCCAGGTGCCGCCACCACTCGGGTTACCTGGCCGATGACGAGGCCAGCCACTCCATGTGCAGTGCACGG GTGCAGCTGCCCAAGAAGCCACTGGTCCCAGAAATGCGGCCAGCCTGCAAGCCGGGCCGTGTGCCACACCCACCATCCACATGTGGCAGCTCAGCACTCCAGGGCCAACGCCGAAACAAGAGGCACCCTCAGCCCTTTGGCCACTTTCTGGATTTCCTAACTGAGAGCCAGGTCCTGGACAGCCTGGAGACAGTGGTGGAGAAGGCGACTGAGCGCATGGCTGCCATGAAGACGGAGGCTGGGGTGCCGCTTGTGGAGGTGCAGGACCCAGTGGAGGTGCCAAGTGGTGGACGGCGGGCACATGCCCGGCCCAGCCTCAGCACCGTACACCGGCACCGTGTACGGCCGACCCTCTGCACTGGACACCCCAACAACTACCCATCCAGCTCCAGCTCCATGTCCAACTGCCATAGCAGCCTCATGGCCGGCTGTCTGGGCTCCCACAGCCGGGACAGTGACCTAGGTGCCCAAGGCTCATTGCCACCTGTGAGGGACAAACTCCTGCTGGAGAAGAACCTCAAGCGGCTGCTACAGCTGGAGAGGGAAGGG AAAGGCCTCAGTCAGTCCTGCTCCCAGAGGGACTCCCTGCTGTGGGATTCGCTGGGTAGCCAGACCAGCTTTCAGTGGACACAGGAGCAGCCCTTGTCCTGGTTCTCAGGGCTGCTGGGCTCAAGCTCTGGCGTGCCTGAAGCATCAGAGCCGAGGCCTGGAGAACAGGAGCCAATCTTCCGCAAGCGAGAGTTCAATAAGGAGATCAAGTCATTACTGAGCCAGCTGGAGTCCCTCGACCTGCCTGGCTACTGTCCGCTCCGTGAGCCCCATCGCACGCTGAACTTCCTGGCTGACCACCGCCTCTTCCCTGCCCTGCAAAGCGTGGTCAGCCAGGCTGTGGATAAGCTCCGTGGCGCCCACTGCCGCGACGGCCGTCCTCTGTTCCCCACCAGCTTGGAGCCCACCTCAGATCTGCCGCCTCTGGGCTCTGAGCCAGCTAAACCCACCAATGGCGGGCAGCCCTATGCTTCCCCCCGCCCCACAGTCTCCAGCCCCAAGATGCTTCAGAGAAAACGCAAGGACAGAGGAGGCTCCCCCTCCATGTCTAGTGCCCAGGTGGCCACCAGATTCAAACTCAAGGTGACACCCACGGAGAAGCCCAATGTCCCCAGCCCCTCACTCCACTCCAGGGAGGAGGCACCTGACTCAGATCCCAAATTACAAAACCCACCTGTTTCCCTGAGCTCCAGCCAGAGGGCCCAGCCCTGGCAGGGCCTGCACCTCACCCTGCCCACGCCAGGGATTGTGGTGGAGGTGGCCTGCAGCCAGGGCCACCTCAGGGGCCCTGTCACACCTCCACTTTCCTCCCCCTACCCCCGCTCTTCCTGCTACCTTCTCCCTGAGCTCTCTCCAGTTGCCTCTTCATCTCCCGCCTCACTGTGTCCAGAGGTGACCTCCTCAAAAGTAGGACCGGGCATGAGTTTGCAGGAGAAGGGCTCCTTGACCCACCACTCCTAG
- the CCDC116 gene encoding coiled-coil domain-containing protein 116 isoform 1 (isoform 1 is encoded by transcript variant 1), translated as MARCRHHSGYLADDEASHSMCSARVQLPKKPLVPEMRPACKPGRVPHPPSTCGSSALQGQRRNKRHPQPFGHFLDFLTESQVLDSLETVVEKATERMAAMKTEAGVPLVEVQDPVEVPSGGRRAHARPSLSTVHRHRVRPTLCTGHPNNYPSSSSSMSNCHSSLMAGCLGSHSRDSDLGAQGSLPPVRDKLLLEKNLKRLLQLEREGKGLSQSCSQRDSLLWDSLGSQTSFQWTQEQPLSWFSGLLGSSSGVPEASEPRPGEQEPIFRKREFNKEIKSLLSQLESLDLPGYCPLREPHRTLNFLADHRLFPALQSVVSQAVDKLRGAHCRDGRPLFPTSLEPTSDLPPLGSEPAKPTNGGQPYASPRPTVSSPKMLQRKRKDRGGSPSMSSAQVATRFKLKSPCSSSRFTKKKPLPSISSKSSMSHFSNRLYEELADFLTQQAASLVIRKYEFEKDLSKQLGFFSFPITHVLRDLSLGLKKVKGSRIHLSSETHRSCLLRKLEESKRARQASRLSTSHCSTETPSVQQEPATHTAQDQATEPCRSLYTNLPASRQLSPLEPKLYMSACTGMGSSPPKSKDMDNEGRDKAEIEDEDEDEFKDEDQDEDKDEDGV; from the exons ATGGCCAGGTGCCGCCACCACTCGGGTTACCTGGCCGATGACGAGGCCAGCCACTCCATGTGCAGTGCACGG GTGCAGCTGCCCAAGAAGCCACTGGTCCCAGAAATGCGGCCAGCCTGCAAGCCGGGCCGTGTGCCACACCCACCATCCACATGTGGCAGCTCAGCACTCCAGGGCCAACGCCGAAACAAGAGGCACCCTCAGCCCTTTGGCCACTTTCTGGATTTCCTAACTGAGAGCCAGGTCCTGGACAGCCTGGAGACAGTGGTGGAGAAGGCGACTGAGCGCATGGCTGCCATGAAGACGGAGGCTGGGGTGCCGCTTGTGGAGGTGCAGGACCCAGTGGAGGTGCCAAGTGGTGGACGGCGGGCACATGCCCGGCCCAGCCTCAGCACCGTACACCGGCACCGTGTACGGCCGACCCTCTGCACTGGACACCCCAACAACTACCCATCCAGCTCCAGCTCCATGTCCAACTGCCATAGCAGCCTCATGGCCGGCTGTCTGGGCTCCCACAGCCGGGACAGTGACCTAGGTGCCCAAGGCTCATTGCCACCTGTGAGGGACAAACTCCTGCTGGAGAAGAACCTCAAGCGGCTGCTACAGCTGGAGAGGGAAGGG AAAGGCCTCAGTCAGTCCTGCTCCCAGAGGGACTCCCTGCTGTGGGATTCGCTGGGTAGCCAGACCAGCTTTCAGTGGACACAGGAGCAGCCCTTGTCCTGGTTCTCAGGGCTGCTGGGCTCAAGCTCTGGCGTGCCTGAAGCATCAGAGCCGAGGCCTGGAGAACAGGAGCCAATCTTCCGCAAGCGAGAGTTCAATAAGGAGATCAAGTCATTACTGAGCCAGCTGGAGTCCCTCGACCTGCCTGGCTACTGTCCGCTCCGTGAGCCCCATCGCACGCTGAACTTCCTGGCTGACCACCGCCTCTTCCCTGCCCTGCAAAGCGTGGTCAGCCAGGCTGTGGATAAGCTCCGTGGCGCCCACTGCCGCGACGGCCGTCCTCTGTTCCCCACCAGCTTGGAGCCCACCTCAGATCTGCCGCCTCTGGGCTCTGAGCCAGCTAAACCCACCAATGGCGGGCAGCCCTATGCTTCCCCCCGCCCCACAGTCTCCAGCCCCAAGATGCTTCAGAGAAAACGCAAGGACAGAGGAGGCTCCCCCTCCATGTCTAGTGCCCAGGTGGCCACCAGATTCAAACTCAAG AGcccctgcagcagcagcaggttCACGAAGAAGAAGCCGCTGCCCTCCATCTCGTCGAAGTCCAGCATGTCTCACTTCTCCAACCGCCTTTATGAGGAGCTCGCCGACTTCCTGACCCAGCAGGCAGCCTCCTTGGTCATCCGCAAGTACGAGTTCGAAAAGGACCTCAGTAAGCAGCTGGGcttcttctccttccccatcACCCACGTGCTCAGGGACCTTTCCCTGGGCTTAAAGAAGGTAAAAGGCTCCCGCATCCACCTGTCCTCGGAGACCCACCGGAGCTGCCTGCTGCGTAAACTGGAGGAGTCCAAAAGGGCCCGGCAGGCCTCCCGGCTCAGCACCTCCCACTGCAGCACAGAGACACCCTCTGTGCAGCAGGAACCAGCCACCCACACTGCCCAGGACCAGGCCACAGAGCCCTGCCGCTCCCTCTACACCAACTTGCCAGCCAGCCGGCAGCTCAGCCCTTTGGAGCCCAAGCTCTACATGTCTGCCTGCACCGGCATGGGTTCCAGTCCCCCCAAGTCCAAGGACATGGACAATGAGGGCCGTGATAAAGCCGAGAttgaagatgaagatgaggatgagTTCAAGGATGAAGACCAGGATGAGGACAAGGATGAGGATGGAGTCTAG
- the CCDC116 gene encoding coiled-coil domain-containing protein 116 isoform X3, translating to MRPACKPGRVPHPPSTCGSSALQGQRRNKRHPQPFGHFLDFLTESQVLDSLETVVEKATERMAAMKTEAGVPLVEVQDPVEVPSGGRRAHARPSLSTVHRHRVRPTLCTGHPNNYPSSSSSMSNCHSSLMAGCLGSHSRDSDLGAQGSLPPVRDKLLLEKNLKRLLQLEREGKGLSQSCSQRDSLLWDSLGSQTSFQWTQEQPLSWFSGLLGSSSGVPEASEPRPGEQEPIFRKREFNKEIKSLLSQLESLDLPGYCPLREPHRTLNFLADHRLFPALQSVVSQAVDKLRGAHCRDGRPLFPTSLEPTSDLPPLGSEPAKPTNGGQPYASPRPTVSSPKMLQRKRKDRGGSPSMSSAQVATRFKLKSPCSSSRFTKKKPLPSISSKSSMSHFSNRLYEELADFLTQQAASLVIRKYEFEKDLSKQLGFFSFPITHVLRDLSLGLKKVKGSRIHLSSETHRSCLLRKLEESKRARQASRLSTSHCSTETPSVQQEPATHTAQDQATEPCRSLYTNLPASRQLSPLEPKLYMSACTGMGSSPPKSKDMDNEGRDKAEIEDEDEDEFKDEDQDEDKDEDGV from the exons ATGCGGCCAGCCTGCAAGCCGGGCCGTGTGCCACACCCACCATCCACATGTGGCAGCTCAGCACTCCAGGGCCAACGCCGAAACAAGAGGCACCCTCAGCCCTTTGGCCACTTTCTGGATTTCCTAACTGAGAGCCAGGTCCTGGACAGCCTGGAGACAGTGGTGGAGAAGGCGACTGAGCGCATGGCTGCCATGAAGACGGAGGCTGGGGTGCCGCTTGTGGAGGTGCAGGACCCAGTGGAGGTGCCAAGTGGTGGACGGCGGGCACATGCCCGGCCCAGCCTCAGCACCGTACACCGGCACCGTGTACGGCCGACCCTCTGCACTGGACACCCCAACAACTACCCATCCAGCTCCAGCTCCATGTCCAACTGCCATAGCAGCCTCATGGCCGGCTGTCTGGGCTCCCACAGCCGGGACAGTGACCTAGGTGCCCAAGGCTCATTGCCACCTGTGAGGGACAAACTCCTGCTGGAGAAGAACCTCAAGCGGCTGCTACAGCTGGAGAGGGAAGGG AAAGGCCTCAGTCAGTCCTGCTCCCAGAGGGACTCCCTGCTGTGGGATTCGCTGGGTAGCCAGACCAGCTTTCAGTGGACACAGGAGCAGCCCTTGTCCTGGTTCTCAGGGCTGCTGGGCTCAAGCTCTGGCGTGCCTGAAGCATCAGAGCCGAGGCCTGGAGAACAGGAGCCAATCTTCCGCAAGCGAGAGTTCAATAAGGAGATCAAGTCATTACTGAGCCAGCTGGAGTCCCTCGACCTGCCTGGCTACTGTCCGCTCCGTGAGCCCCATCGCACGCTGAACTTCCTGGCTGACCACCGCCTCTTCCCTGCCCTGCAAAGCGTGGTCAGCCAGGCTGTGGATAAGCTCCGTGGCGCCCACTGCCGCGACGGCCGTCCTCTGTTCCCCACCAGCTTGGAGCCCACCTCAGATCTGCCGCCTCTGGGCTCTGAGCCAGCTAAACCCACCAATGGCGGGCAGCCCTATGCTTCCCCCCGCCCCACAGTCTCCAGCCCCAAGATGCTTCAGAGAAAACGCAAGGACAGAGGAGGCTCCCCCTCCATGTCTAGTGCCCAGGTGGCCACCAGATTCAAACTCAAG AGcccctgcagcagcagcaggttCACGAAGAAGAAGCCGCTGCCCTCCATCTCGTCGAAGTCCAGCATGTCTCACTTCTCCAACCGCCTTTATGAGGAGCTCGCCGACTTCCTGACCCAGCAGGCAGCCTCCTTGGTCATCCGCAAGTACGAGTTCGAAAAGGACCTCAGTAAGCAGCTGGGcttcttctccttccccatcACCCACGTGCTCAGGGACCTTTCCCTGGGCTTAAAGAAGGTAAAAGGCTCCCGCATCCACCTGTCCTCGGAGACCCACCGGAGCTGCCTGCTGCGTAAACTGGAGGAGTCCAAAAGGGCCCGGCAGGCCTCCCGGCTCAGCACCTCCCACTGCAGCACAGAGACACCCTCTGTGCAGCAGGAACCAGCCACCCACACTGCCCAGGACCAGGCCACAGAGCCCTGCCGCTCCCTCTACACCAACTTGCCAGCCAGCCGGCAGCTCAGCCCTTTGGAGCCCAAGCTCTACATGTCTGCCTGCACCGGCATGGGTTCCAGTCCCCCCAAGTCCAAGGACATGGACAATGAGGGCCGTGATAAAGCCGAGAttgaagatgaagatgaggatgagTTCAAGGATGAAGACCAGGATGAGGACAAGGATGAGGATGGAGTCTAG